In a genomic window of Deltaproteobacteria bacterium:
- a CDS encoding CRISPR-associated endonuclease Cas3'', translating to MISESKGVDGEEIYRIALGSRPDPWQRTLMERRWPSVLIAPTGSGKTAAVTLGWAARRLQAAAVAPRRLVWCLPMRTLVEQTANSVREWMDKLSSEIRSQGVLPERNDVHVLMGGVDGGKWLERPERPAVIVGTQDMLLSRALMRGYASSRANWPMEFAILHDDTQWVFDEVQLMGAGRATSTQIEAFRCSEEARAEPGWRTPGRRVHSLWISATLEPEWLVTVDHPKPAESEVMRVTPDQNAGDRLGRLVRAKKAVRCSDVPPPRSAKAGDIESYIKDLAKAVRAAHRSGHKTLVIVNRVKRAQDLYRCLQKSDAPADLALVHSRFRAVDRTREMAKLTDPRTRDMIVVTTQAVEAGIDISSAVLFTELAPWSSMVQRFGRANRYAEYDDGAEVHWVDLLDDSNNETDEKTKRELALPYRIEELQAARERLVSLTDAAPVHLPPADPIDPPLHVIRRKDLDDLFDTDPDLTGFDVDVSPYVRDADDTDVRVFWRDLSDAVDEPPRPPRAEELCTAPIGLAKDWLTKVRKDKSNKTKGVLVYVRDPQARHVDATTGRPNLNGWQPFRDDPWPGVTLLVDLRAGGYSADVGFTGDPGSRVEGISVMMDSARVTSDPAEDEEGHGDDPRSAVGVAVPLTDHLGHVATEAAALCDALAVEPQTRDAIVRAARWHDLGKAHAVFQDTMRRGLGPQGAPREQLLAKTVKGNVRHTRPYFRHELASALAFFEQEEWSRDADLVAYLVAAHHGKVRMNLRALPRERPPQGERDTIRFARGVWEGDEIPPVDLGTGERWGGGPLRLSVMEIGWDETTGESWIERTRELLARFGPFRLAWMETVVRLADWRASAKEREGRYGQA from the coding sequence ATGATTTCAGAAAGCAAGGGCGTGGACGGAGAGGAAATCTACCGTATAGCGCTGGGTTCGCGTCCTGATCCTTGGCAGCGGACGCTCATGGAGCGTCGGTGGCCAAGTGTCCTGATCGCGCCCACTGGATCGGGCAAGACCGCGGCGGTCACCCTCGGGTGGGCGGCGCGCCGCCTGCAAGCTGCGGCAGTGGCGCCACGACGGCTGGTTTGGTGTCTACCCATGCGTACTTTGGTCGAGCAGACAGCAAATTCGGTCCGGGAATGGATGGACAAGCTGTCGAGTGAAATCCGTTCGCAAGGGGTCTTGCCGGAACGGAACGATGTGCATGTCCTGATGGGCGGTGTGGATGGCGGTAAATGGCTGGAACGACCGGAGCGACCGGCGGTGATCGTTGGCACTCAGGACATGCTGCTCAGCAGGGCGCTCATGCGCGGGTACGCCTCGTCCCGAGCCAACTGGCCCATGGAGTTCGCCATACTTCACGACGACACACAGTGGGTTTTCGACGAAGTGCAACTCATGGGTGCCGGACGTGCCACCTCGACGCAGATCGAAGCATTTCGCTGTAGCGAGGAGGCTCGTGCCGAGCCGGGTTGGCGCACGCCCGGACGCCGAGTTCACAGCCTGTGGATTTCCGCTACCCTCGAACCAGAATGGCTCGTAACCGTAGATCACCCGAAACCTGCGGAATCTGAGGTCATGCGCGTGACACCGGACCAGAACGCCGGTGATCGGCTTGGGCGTCTTGTACGAGCAAAGAAGGCGGTGCGGTGTTCAGACGTCCCCCCGCCACGCTCCGCGAAGGCCGGCGACATCGAATCGTACATCAAGGATCTCGCAAAGGCGGTTCGTGCGGCGCATCGTTCGGGGCACAAGACGTTGGTCATAGTCAATCGCGTAAAGCGCGCTCAGGATTTATACCGCTGTCTCCAGAAATCGGATGCGCCGGCGGATCTCGCGCTTGTCCACTCACGCTTTCGCGCGGTCGATCGGACGAGAGAGATGGCCAAGCTCACCGATCCTCGAACGCGGGACATGATCGTCGTGACGACCCAGGCCGTGGAGGCCGGTATCGACATCTCTTCGGCTGTACTGTTCACTGAACTTGCGCCTTGGTCATCCATGGTTCAACGGTTCGGTCGAGCCAACCGTTACGCAGAATACGACGATGGCGCCGAAGTTCACTGGGTTGACCTGCTCGACGACTCGAACAACGAAACGGACGAGAAGACGAAACGTGAACTTGCGCTCCCCTACCGGATTGAGGAATTGCAGGCAGCACGGGAGCGACTCGTGTCCTTGACGGATGCCGCTCCCGTTCACCTTCCTCCAGCGGATCCGATCGACCCGCCGCTACACGTCATCCGGAGAAAGGACCTTGACGATCTGTTTGACACCGACCCCGATCTGACCGGCTTTGATGTCGATGTATCGCCCTACGTGCGCGATGCCGACGATACGGACGTGCGGGTCTTCTGGCGGGATCTTTCCGACGCTGTTGATGAACCACCGCGTCCGCCTCGCGCGGAAGAGTTGTGCACCGCACCCATTGGCCTTGCGAAGGACTGGTTGACGAAGGTCCGCAAGGACAAGAGTAACAAGACGAAAGGCGTTTTGGTGTACGTTCGTGATCCGCAGGCGCGCCATGTCGATGCGACGACCGGGCGCCCTAATCTGAACGGTTGGCAGCCGTTCCGGGACGACCCCTGGCCTGGGGTGACCCTTCTGGTCGATTTGCGCGCTGGCGGTTATTCCGCCGACGTTGGCTTCACCGGTGATCCGGGATCGCGGGTCGAAGGCATTTCGGTCATGATGGATTCGGCTCGGGTGACAAGTGATCCGGCAGAGGACGAAGAAGGTCACGGTGACGATCCGCGAAGCGCCGTCGGGGTGGCGGTCCCACTCACCGATCATCTCGGCCATGTCGCGACAGAGGCCGCGGCGCTCTGCGACGCCCTCGCTGTTGAGCCCCAGACACGTGACGCTATTGTCCGCGCGGCTCGCTGGCACGATCTGGGCAAGGCCCACGCGGTCTTTCAGGACACCATGCGCCGGGGCCTCGGGCCGCAAGGGGCGCCCCGAGAGCAGCTTCTTGCCAAGACAGTGAAGGGAAACGTGCGCCACACGCGGCCCTACTTCCGCCACGAACTTGCGTCCGCCCTGGCGTTTTTCGAGCAAGAAGAATGGTCACGCGACGCCGATCTCGTCGCCTATTTGGTGGCCGCGCACCACGGGAAGGTCCGCATGAATCTTCGCGCGTTGCCGCGCGAGCGGCCTCCCCAAGGTGAACGCGACACTATACGGTTCGCTCGCGGCGTGTGGGAAGGCGACGAGATACCGCCGGTCGATTTGGGGACAGGGGAACGTTGGGGCGGCGGACCCTTGCGTCTCTCGGTGATGGAGATTGGCTGGGACGAAACGACCGGCGAAAGCTGGATCGAGCGGACCCGAGAACTGTTGGCCCGTTTTGGGCCATTCCGTCTTGCCTGGATGGAGACCGTTGTCCGACTCGCTGACTGGCGTGCGTCAGCCAAGGAACGGGAGGGGCGCTATGGACAGGCCTGA